The Mercurialis annua linkage group LG8, ddMerAnnu1.2, whole genome shotgun sequence genome window below encodes:
- the LOC126662175 gene encoding protein RNA-directed DNA methylation 3: MSTKGKAVAVSGDGGKRKGSGGADDDDSASRKKRNREILQFFEDTADVDDEYDNDSDFDDFDDDDFNVELQFKKEPPKTPNIPVIPKEEVMYEEEFDKMMEERYKNGSTFVRYAEDGFEAKIVERDSVLPSVRDPTIWKVKCMVGRERHSAFCLMQKFIDLKALGTKLQIISAFSVDHVKGFIFIEADKKLDINEACKGICSIYPSRVAPIPRNEVSHVLYVRSKSNVVSEGMWVTVKNGKYKGDLAQIVAVNDVRKKATVKLIPRIDLQALALKIGGGVSMKNVATPAPRLISSSELEEFRPLVQFRRDRDTGLHVEVLDNLILKDGYLLKKVSLDSLNCWGVVPSEEELLKFQPSENFESDNTEWLKQLYGSPKKKRVIGNDKGGEKGESSSGSGMQNGFELYDLVCFGRKDFGLVVNIEKDDYKILKDGPEAPVVVNVARTSLKRAPSDIRFIALDHHKNTLAINDTVKVVEGLLKDRQGVIKQIYRGIVFMHDENENENGGYICSKGQLCEKVKLSFDISSEKGGDSGAFTFEDFPSSPKSTLSPERPWQTKDDNQEFNRGEKDGMYTIGQTLRIRIGPLKGYLCRVLAIRFSDITVKLDSKQKVLTVKSEHLCEVRGKSSAMAVSDNPGSSSFKPFDIAGNEGTLAGWSDGAGTSADGDKWNTGGAAPESNSWASFPSSGLKLQSESNAADASGFAGSDVQEDAWAKKATSNQNSSWGAAAASDKRADNNDQADAAGKSEDCWNKTPANIGSSCGASDGWGKAISSTADPAGSSKDSGDGWDQAKNVSGSSAFGGAAWDKGKKTAENSTSSWGDIASGKKQEVSWASKDVESGSWGKSTSSNTSEENLNKGNAWNEQKSHNKGDTWGNVAEAQKPTENWGNAGGSLDQPESKGANEANWSNQKSQSQDAAGWMKSGSQSQNQTDSWNKEKTSADGGSSWGKQGEPKTFKADGDSSWNKKEESGMEKQDGGSSWGKQDGGSSWGKKDGGSSWGGSSHKEDKNQDFGGWNKSDGGRGSGGTRGRGGGRGRDQSDWGAPKDSNTSSWANKTSSEDDKQPSGWGSNPDSSGKKSSWNQKFDGTAKETEPNNQGVGWGSGKALDGGSAKEWGSSGSWKNGSNDAGKNHDSEGGKVGNWNSGSGDAGSSWGKKSNWNSGDAGGNASSSWGKKSNLNLESSDANQSSDWGKSSTWNSGSGDAGQDSSGWGKKSSWNQGSFAAKGDDQSEVSGDRGSGGNWRGGGGGRGGFDRGGFRGRGDRGGRNGSDRGGYGGRGRSDRGGFGGRGWSDRGGFGGRGRSGRGGSGGDWNNNDSGGSDWKNGGNYNNNGGWKSSSGGSWNKDGDDKGQSQSWSSGNGGTSNQSGGWSSQGSGWNQSGKAKEGEAGGWGGNNSGSNQLGKATDSEVGGGWKKEEAPSSQGGGSGSQGGWGNAGTTSTQPNTWNQSSGGQSSGWSEPKEAKEGANGSGQAGSSWGKTPTSGGEGSSKGGW; the protein is encoded by the exons ATGTCAACCAAAGGTAAGGCGGTCGCTGTCTCCGGCGATGGCGGAAAACGGAAGGGAAGCGGTGGAGCTGACGATGACGACTCCGCCAGTCGGAAGAAAAGGAATCGCGAAATCCTTCAGTTCTTCGAAGATACAGCTGATGTTGACGATGAGTATGATAATGATAGCGATTTTGACGATTTTGACGATGACG ATTTTAACGTTGAGCTACAATTCAAAAAAGAACCTCCAAAAACACCAAATATTCCAGTTATTCCCAAGGAGGAGGTGATGTATGAAGAAGAATTTGATAAGATGATGGAGGAACGCTACAAAAATGGTTCTACCTTTGTTAGGTATGCTGAAGATGGTTTTGAGGCTAAAATAGTTGAAAGAGATTCTGTTCTTCCATCTGTTAGGGATCCAACTATTTGGAAGGTCAAATGCATG GTTGGACGTGAGAGGCATTCAGCTTTCTGCCTTATGCAGAAGTTTATTGACTTGAAAGCTCTAGGTACCAAGCTACAAATAATTTCAGCATTTTCTGTTGACCATGTGAagggttttatttttattgaagctGACAAGAAACTTGATATTAATGAG GCTTGTAAGGGAATTTGTAGCATATATCCTTCCAGAGTGGCACCAATTCCAAGAAATGAAGTTTCTCATGTGCTCTATGTTAGAAGTAAATCTAATGTAGTTAGTGAGGGAATGTGGGTCACTGTCAAGAATGGAAAATACAAGGGGGATCTTGCACAG ATTGTTGCGGTTAATGATGTACGGAAAAAAGCAACAGTGAAGCTTATTCCTAGAATTGATCTTCAAGCATTGGCACTAAAAATT GGTGGGGGAGTTTCTATGAAAAATGTTGCTACACCTGCTCCAAGATTGATCAGCTCAAGTGAACTCGA GGAGTTCCGGCCCCTTGTGCAATTTAGGCGTGATCGTGATACTGGGTTGCATGTTGAGGTTCTTGATAATCTGATTCTCAAGGATGGATATTTGCTTAAAAAAGTGTCTCTAGATTCATTAAACTGTTGGGGCGTTGTTCCATCAGAAGAGGAGCTGTTGAAGTTCCAGCCTTCTGAGAATTTTGAGTCTGACAACACAGAGTGGCTTAAACAGCTTTATGGTTCACCGAAGAAAAAACGGGTAATTGGAAATGATAAAGGTGGTGAGAAAGGGGAGAGCTCATCAGGGTCAGGCATGCAAAATGGCTTTGAACTGTATGATCTTGTGTGTTTTGG CCGCAAAGATTTTGGTCTTGTTGTAAACATAGAAAAGGATGACTATAAG ATTCTAAAAGATGGACCAGAAGCACCAGTTGTGGTTAATGTTGCACGGACCTCATTGAAACGTGCACCATCTGATATAAGATTTATCGCTTTGGACCACCACAAAAACACATTAGCAATTAATGATACTGTCAAGGTGGTGGAAGGGTTATTAAAG gATAGGCAGGGAGTCATTAAGCAAATTTATAGAGGAATCGTTTTTATGCATGATGAGAATGAGAATGAAAATGGTGGTTATATTTGTTCCAAAGGTCAACTATGTGAGAAAGTCAAGCTTTCATTTGATATATCAAGTGAAAAG GGTGGCGATTCAGGTGCCTTCACTTTTGAAGATTTTCCGTCATCTCCGAAATCTACCCTGTCACCTGAAAGACCATGGCAAACGAAGGACGATAATCAGGAAT TTAACCGAGGGGAGAAGGATGGGATGTATACCATTGGTCAAACATTGAGAATTCGGATAGGACCTTTGAAAGGGTACCTTTGCCGTGTTTTGGCTATACGTTTTTCTGATATTACTGTGAAGCTCGATTCTAAGCAGAAAGTTCTTACAG TGAAAAGTGAGCACCTCTGTGAGGTTCGTGGGAAAAGCTCTGCTATGGCTGTGAG TGACAATCCAGGGTCCAGTTCTTTCAAGCCATTTGATATAGCTGGAAATGAAGGCACCTTAGCAG GTTGGTCGGATGGAGCAGGAACATCAGCTGATGGTGATAAGTGGAACACTGGAGGTGCCGCCCCAGAGAG TAATTCTTGGGCCAGCTTCCCTTCATCAGGCTTAAAG CTTCAATCTGAATCAAATGCCGCGGATGCATCAGGTTTTGCTGGTAGTGATGTTCAAGAAG ATGCCTGGGCCAAGAAGGCAACCTCGAACCAGAATTCGTCTTGGGGGGCAGCTGCAGCCAGTGACAAACGTGCTGACAATAATGATCAAGCTGATGCTGCGGGGAAAAGTGAGGATTGCTGGAACAAAACACCTGCTAATATAGGGTCTAGCTGTGGTGCATCCGATGGCTGGGGGAAAGCAATTTCATCTACTGCAGATCCAGCTGGTTCTTCTAAAGATTCTGGAGACGGATGGGATCAAGCAAAAAACGTTTCTGGAAGTTCTGCATTTGGTGGTGCTGCTTGGGACAAAGGGAAAAAGACTGCTGAGAATTCAACTAGCAGTTGGGGAGATATAGCTTCTGGTAAAAAACAGGAAGTCTCTTGGGCCAGTAAAGATGTAGAATCAGGGTCCTGGGGTAAGAGTACAAGTTCCAATACTAGTGAGGAAAACTTGAACAAGGGTAACGCATGGAATGAACAGAAATCTCATAACAAAGGGGACACTTGGGGAAATGTTGCAGAAGCTCAAAAGCCAACTGAGAATTGGGGCAACGCAGGTGGCAGCCTGGATCAGCCAGAATCAAAAGGTGCCAATGAGGCAAATTGGAGTAACCAGAAAAGTCAGAGTCAAGATGCAGCTGGTTGGATGAAAAGTGGATCACAAAGCCAAAATCAGACGGATAGTTGGAATAAAGAAAAGACATCTGCAGATGGGGGATCCTCTTGGGGTAAACAAGGAGAACCTAAGACCTTCAAGGCTGATGGTGACTCTTCTTGGAATAAGAAAGAGGAATCCGGTATGGAAAAACAAGATGGAGGTTCTTCTTGGGGCAAACAAGATGGTGGTTCCTCTTGGGGCAAAAAGGATGGAGGTTCCTCTTGGGGAGGGTCTTCCCATAAAGAAGACAAAAACCAAGATTTCGGTGGTTGGAACAAGTCAGATGGTGGACGTGGGTCAGGTGGGACGAGGGGAAGAGGAGGTGGTCGAGGTAGAGATCAATCTGACTGGGGTGCTCCTAAAGATTCTAATACATCTAGCTGGGCTAATAAAACTAGTAGTGAGGATGATAAACAGCCTTCTGGTTGGGGTAGTAATCCCGACTCTTCTGGGAAGAAGTCCAGCTGGAATCAGAAATTTGATGGAACTGCAAAGGAAACTGAGCCCAATAATCAAGGGGTTGGTTGGGGTAGTGGGAAAGCTTTGGATGGAGGGTCAGCAAAGGAATGGGGTTCAAGTGGAAGCTGGAAAAATGGATCAAATGATGCAG GTAAAAATCATGATTCTGAGGGTGGCAAAGTGGGCAACTGGAACTCTGGATCTGGAGATGCAGGCTCTTCTTGGGGCAAGAAAAGTAATTGGAATTCTGGAGATGCGGGTGGAAATGCAAGTTCTTCATGGGGCAAAAAAAGCAATCTGAACTTAGAATCCAGTGATGCAAACCAAAGTTCTGACTGGGGTAAGAGCAGTACCTGGAACTCTGGTTCTGGTGATGCAGGGCAAGATTCTTCTGGTTGGGGCAAAAAAAGCAGTTGGAACCAGGGTTCTTTTGCTGCCAAAGGTGATGACCAAAGTGAGGTTTCTGGTGATAGAGGCAGTGGCGGGAATTGGAGGGGCGGTGGTGGAGGTAGAGGTGGTTTCGACAGAGGGGGCTTTAGAGGTAGAGGAGATAGAGGTGGTAGAAATGGTTCAGACAGGGGAGGCTATGGAGGTAGAGGCAGATCTGACAGAGGAGGATTTGGAGGTAGAGGTTGGTCAGACAGAGGAGGTTTTGGAGGCAGAGGTAGATCTGGAAGAGGAGGGAGTGGTGGTGATTGGAATAACAATGATTCTGGTGGCTCTGACTGGAAGAACGGAggcaattataataataatggaGGATGGAAAAGTAGCAGCGGAGGCAGTTGGAACAAAGATGGTGATGATAAGGGCCAATCTCAGAGTTGGAGTTCCGGAAATGGTGGAACTAGCAATCAGTCTGGCGGTTGGAGCAGCCAGGGCTCAGGCTGGAATCAATCAGGAAAAGCTAAAGAAGGTGAAGCTGGTGGTTGGGGTGGAAATAATTCAGGCTCGAACCAATTAGGAAAGGCTACAGATAGTGAAGTTGGCGGTGGCTGGAAGAAAGAAGAGGCTCCTAGCTCTCAGGGCGGTGGCTCAGGTAG
- the LOC126662176 gene encoding uncharacterized protein LOC126662176: protein MWSPRWNHTEYSSTRVDHCMKQKVVDNLKRNLSEEQLKLFKETSFGFVLDLPAFSLHGQVIHSLLSRQLNHPQRDELWIGVNNLRIRFSIEEFDVLTGLNCVGEIQKIVDVDKTNSLVEKYFVGVSKLNRQSVTECFLSKRWESDEDAVKIAFLYVLEIYFLSAVDVTLVERHHLDIIDSGDYNSYLWGKEVFAVTLRSFKSKHICQKQEYGYYRVVGFPIVLQYLFYECFPTSDGVISTKLGSYIPRCLNWSVGKSVNLSVLDTEFFSLGSKLEYTRIIPTTDERNSLMLDEFFGI from the exons ATGTGGTCTCCCCGATGGAATCATACTGAATATTCTTCTACAAGGGTTGATCACTGTATGAAGCAGAAAGTTGTGGATAATTTGAAAAGGAATTTGTCTGAGGAGCAACTTAAACTGTTTAAGGAGacttcttttggttttgttttggattTGCCTGCTTTTAGTTTGCATGGTCAAGTGATACACTCTCTGCTGTCAAGACAGCTTAATCATCCGCAACGAGACGAACTTTGGATTGGTGTTAACAATTTAAGAATTAGATTCAGCATAGAGGAATTTGATGTGCTAACTGGTCTGAATTGTGTTGGGGAAATTCAGAAGATTGTTGATGTTGATAAGACTAATTCTTTGGTCGAGAAGTATTTTGTTGGCGTATCCAAGTTGAACAGACAGTCCGTTACAGAGTGCTTTTTGTCTAAGCGATGGGAGTCGGACGAAGATGCTGTTAAAATTGCTTTTTTGTATGTGTTAGAAATATATTTTCTGTCTGCTGTTGATGTTACTTTGGTGGAGCGGCACCATTTAGACATTATTGATTCCGGGGACTATAACTCATACCTGTGGGGTAAAGAAGTTTTTGCTGTCACTCTTAGGTCCTTTAAGAGCAAACATATTTGCCAAAAACAAGAATATGGTTATTACAGAGTGGTTGGCTTTCCTATTGTCCTGCAATATCTGTTTTATGAGTGCTTCCCGACTTCAGATGGTGTTATTTCTACGAAGCTTGGCAGCTATATTCCAAGATGCTTGAACTGGAGTGTTGGCAAATCTGTGAATTTGAGTGTGTTGGACACTGAGTTTTTCAGTTTAGGGTCCAag CTGGAGTATACAAGGATTATACCTACCACTGATGAAAGGAATAGCTTAATGTTGGATGAGTTTTTTGGAATATAG
- the LOC126661940 gene encoding uncharacterized protein LOC126661940: MDNEYSLLDAYKDCEIFNWVEQGFNKKLRIFTGRYGVIDPPFKFAGELQAKKKWLHTLNFVGCELSTSHVDTVFHYLRKKSVLLNIRKPNFTAADSSFGQVLEAEYRSFLATSSKSIEINASNTILEYYVGQGCGYSKPWTEIDDLLIPIIVTDPNHWILARVNFEDCKVYVYNSMKSPTMDAIVHNYMQAYIHYLPKFLKNMDFYSTRTSSSSFALTSSLDSRYESFSYENVPYMPVQSDSDCGAFVCLFAEHFISSKRIPSTFSLMEMETYRNRLVQSLIKYGRWKQSVNLVSDGEEEVGPRKDLKA, from the exons ATGGATAATGAGTATAGCTTGCTAGATGCTTATAAAGATTGTGAAATCTTCAATTGGGTTGAACAAGGATTTAATAAGAAGCTTCG aaTTTTTACCGGTAGATATGGTGTAATTGATCCTCCTTTTAAGTTTGCTGGCGAACTTCAAGCGAAGAAGAAATGGCTGCATACATTAAATTTCGTGGGCTGTGAACTCTCTACATCT CATGTTGATACTGTCTTCCACTATTTGAGAAAGAAGAGTGTATTGTTGAATATCCGGAAGCCAAATTTTACAGCTGCAGACTCTAGTTTTGGTCAGGTTTTGGAGGCAGAATATCGATCTTTTCTTGCTACCAGTTCGAAGTCTATTGAAATTAACGCCAGTAATACGATTCTTGAATATTACGTGGGTCAAGGGTGTGGATACTCAAAGCCATGGACTGAAATCGATGATCTTCTCATTCCTATCATTGTTACAGATCCAAATCATTGGATTCTCGCGCGTGTTAACTTTGAAGATTGTAAGGTTTATGTTTACAATTCGATGAAGAGTCCGACGATGGATGCCATTGTTCACAATTATATGCAAGCTTACATCCATTATCTTCCCAAATTTCTGAAGAACATGGACTTTTATTCAACGAGGACTAGTTCTAGTTCATTTGCTCTTACTTCAAGTTTGGACAGCAGATACGAGTCATTTTCATATGAAAATGTTCCCTATATGCCAGTTCAAAGTGACAG CGATTGTGGTGCGTTTGTCTGTTTATTTGCGGAGCATTTCATAAGTTCTAAGAGAATTCCTTCTACATTTTCATTAATGGAAATGGAAACGTACCGTAATAGGCTTGTTCAAAGCTTGATTAAGTATGGGAGGTGGAAGCAAAGTGTGAATCTTGTAAGTGATGGTGAAGAAGAAGTGGGACCTCGAAAAGATTTGAAGGCATAG
- the LOC126661941 gene encoding uncharacterized protein LOC126661941 — protein MDTIATFIQYNGYWNDKLQYTDFSIKGLLIPKDSSMNNLEQLLANQLQVNLEEENLKIKYQVKPDYPPLIIQDNDALVFYFQMKSKQSDPTQFPLCIEIEKKMRDISLYVSSSRSTQQNINRNAEVCQQQDNSTNIDNSESVSNMFQYATNVGNLLNEDQEVESPYVENMIIDEVKAIEIEEGQKYKDKRTLKTILSIYAINNHFQFRSYKSCKIEYIAICNEPECEWKLRSSRNKRSNVFIVRKFNKVHSCKVGERMADKRQATSDLIGNFVKDKYANFKTVYTPADIIRDMKKEYGIELTYQKAWRSKEKGLELTRGNPAESYRLLPSYLHALKSTNPGSVAELETKEERFLYVFISLNASIQGWGFCKPVIVVDGTFLKAAYGGTLLTAATQDAANKIFPLAFCVVDSENDASWEWFFNKVRETFGLREGMCIISDRHDSIKKAIEKVYPEAHHGICTYHLFNNVKARYRRAKGEIREHFFGAAKAYTLEQFGKHMEELDKFDPKIREYLNDVGFEKWTTLYSTNNRYSTMTSNIAESLNATNIAARELPITTMLEFLRSLVQKWTHANRICARSLKTDMSKVAEDILNENYIRSLHLTVSPANDNIYTVTKTKTPFSVNLETGTCCCRRFQTDRIPCAHAVAVIRKYNKDPLLYCSKYYMKETYVNTYNHTVYPMTNKSTWNTPQEIKDIIVLPPESRTKSGRPKKKRILGGHEKKSKNKCEACKKTGHNKKTCRR, from the exons ATGGATACAATTGCAACTTTTATTCAGTATAATGGCTATTGGAATGATAAACTCCAGTATACAGATTTTTCTATTAAGGGACTTCTTATTCCAAAAGATTCTAGTATGAATAATCTTGAACAATTATTGGCAAACCAGCTACAAGTGAATTTAGAAGAagaaaatctgaaaatcaaGTATCAG GTTAAACCAGATTATCCACCGCTAATAATACAAGATAATGATGCTTTGGTATTCTACTTCCAGATGAAAAGCAAACAATCAGATCCAACACAGTTTCCACTTtgcattgaaattgaaaaaaaaatgagagataTATCATTATACGTTTCATCATCGAGATCAACACAACAAAACATCAACAGAAATGCAGAAGTTTGTCAACAGCAAGACAACTCAACAAATATTGATAATTCAGAGTCGGTTTCAAACATGTTTCAATATGCAACAAATGTCGGAAATTTATTAAATGAAGATCAAGAAGTCGAGAGCCCGTACGTAGAGAATATGATCATTGATGAAGTAAAGGCGATAGAAATTGAAGAAGGGCAGAAATACAAAGACAAGCGCACGTTGAAGACTATATTAAGCATTTATGCAATCAACAATCATTTCCAATTCAGATCTTACAAGTCGTGCAAGATTGAATATATAGCAATCTGCAATGAACCAGAGTGTGAATGGAAACTGAGATCTTCGAGaaataaaagatcaaatgtCTTTATCGTGCGAAAATTCAACAAGGTGCACAGCTGCAAAGTGGGAGAGAGAATGGCTGATAAAAGACAAGCCACGTCAGATTTAATTGGAAATTTTGTAAAAGATAAGTATGCAAACTTCAAAACTGTTTATACGCCGGCCGATATTATTAGAGACATGAAGAAAGAGTATGGAATCGAACTGACATACCAAAAAGCATGGCGGTCAAAAGAAAAGGGATTAGAGCTTACAAGGGGTAATCCAGCTGAATCATACCGATTACTGCCTTCTTATCTACATGCGCTCAAATCAACAAATCCAGGTTCTGTAGCTGAATTGGAAACAAAAGAAGAGAGATTCCTTTATGTTTTCATATCGTTGAATGCATCAATTCAGGGTTGGGGGTTTTGCAAACCAGTAATTGTTGTTGACGGTACGTTCCTAAAGGCAGCTTACGGAGGAACGCTTCTAACGGCAGCAACTCAAGATGCTGCAAATAAAATTTTTCCTCTAGCATTTTGTGTCGTAGATTCAGAAAATGATGCTTCGTGGGAATGGTTTTTCAACAAAGTTAGAGAAACATTTGGTCTGAGAGAGGGAATGTGCATCATTTCAGATCGACACGACAGTATTAAAAAAGCAATTGAAAAAGTATACCCGGAAGCACATCATGGAATCTGTACTTAccatctttttaacaatgtcAAAGCAAGATATAGACGAGCAAAAGGTGAAATCAGAGAGCACTTTTTTGGGGCAGCAAAAGCATATACGCTTGAGCAGTTTGGGAAACACATGGAAGAACTTGACAAATTTGACCCAAAGATAAGGGAGTACCTAAATGACGTTGGTTTCGAAAAATGGACAACACTTTATTCCACCAACAACAGGTATTCAACAATGACTTCAAACATTGCTGAGTCATTAAATGCAACAAACATAGCTGCAAGAGAACTTCCTATAACGACCATGCTTGAGTTTCTACGTTCCCTTGTGCAAAAATGGACTCATGCAAACAGAATTTGTGCAAGATCATTAAAGACAGATATGTCAAAAGTAGCTGAAGATATATTGAATGAAAACTACATTCGATCTCTGCATCTAACG GTCAGCCCAGCAAATGACAATATATATACTGTGACTAAAACAAAAACACCCTTCTCGGTTAATTTGGAAACAGGAACATGTTGCTGCAGAAGGTTTCAAACAGATAGAATTCCTTGCGCACATGCAGTTGCTGTTATAAGGAAATACAACAAGGATCCTTTGCTCTATTGTTCCAAATACTACATGAAGGAAACGTACGTCAACACGTACAACCACACAGTATATCCTATGACAAATAAATCAACATGGAATACGCCGCaagaaataaaagatataatCGTGCTGCCTCCTGAATCAAGAACCAAATCCGGCAGACCAAAAAAGAAGCGCATATTGGGAGGACatgaaaaaaagtcaaaaaataaatGCGAAGCTTGCAAGAAGACGGGacacaataaaaaaacatgcaGAAGATGA